The proteins below are encoded in one region of Rhododendron vialii isolate Sample 1 chromosome 7a, ASM3025357v1:
- the LOC131334532 gene encoding soluble inorganic pyrophosphatase 1-like produces the protein MSGTKNDDEAQDAQSQRPAPRLNERILSSLSRRSVAAHPWHDLEIGPEAPLIVNCVVEITKGSKVKYELDKKTGLIKVDRVLYSSVVYPHNYGFIPRTLCEDNDPLDVLVLMQEPVLPGCFLRARAIGLMPMIDQGEKDDKIIAVCADDPEYRHYTDIKQLSPHRLAEIRRFFEDYKKNENKEVAVNDFLPSDTALNAIQYSMDLYAEYIMHTLRR, from the exons ATGAGTGGTACCAAAAATGATGATGAAGCTCAGGATGCTCAATCACAGCGACCTGCTCCCCGTCTCAATGAGAGGATCCTCTCTTCTCTGTCTAGAAGATCGGTTGCTGCACATCCTTGGCATGATCTTGAGATTG GGCCCGAAGCACCCCTTATAGTCAACTGT GTTGTTGAGATAACAAAAGGCAGTAAGGTTAAATATGAACTTGACAAGAAGACGGGACTGATTAAG GTTGATCGGGTCTTGTATTCATCCGTGGTCTATCCCCATAACTATGGTTTCATCCCTCGCACCCTATGTGAAGATAATGACCCATTGGATGTCTTAGTCCTCATGCAG GAACCGGTTCTTCCTGGTTGTTTTCTCAGAGCGAGGGCCATTGGACTTATGCCAATGATTGATCAG GGAGAGAAAGATGATAAGATCATTGCAGTATGCGCTGATGATCCAGAGTATAGGCATTACACTGACATCAAACAACTCTCTCCTCATCGCCTTGCTGAGATCCGACGCTTTTTTGAAGACT ATAAGAAGAATGAAAACAAGGAGGTTGCAGTTAACGATTTCCTACCTTCCGATACAGCCCTTAATGCTATCCAGTACTCAAT GGACCTCTATGCTGAATACATTATGCATACCCTGAGGAGATAG